CCCCAGGTGTTTTGAGCTCGGCTGATTTCTGTCTATAATCGCGGGCTTTTCGATCCTCTGCGGGGCATTGGCCGGCACATTCGTGGCGTCCAAGAAAAACAAAGTGCCCGCAAGATCCTTTGGAGACCCCCATGGACTTGATCCAAACCCTTGAGCAAGAAGAAATCGCCCGTCTGAACAAGACGATCCCCAGCTTCATGCCCGGCGACACCGTGATCGTCAGCGTGAACGTGGTGGAAGGCACCCGCAAGCGCGTGCAGGCTTTTGAAGGCGTGGTGATTGCCAAGCGCAATCGCGGCCTGAACAGCGCCTTCATCGTGCGCAAGATCTCCAGCGGCGAAGGCGTCG
Above is a window of Inhella inkyongensis DNA encoding:
- the rplS gene encoding 50S ribosomal protein L19; this encodes MDLIQTLEQEEIARLNKTIPSFMPGDTVIVSVNVVEGTRKRVQAFEGVVIAKRNRGLNSAFIVRKISSGEGVERTFQLYSPLIASIEVKRRGDVRRAKLYYLRSRSGKSARIKEKLA